Sequence from the Nitrospinaceae bacterium genome:
CCGATTTTGCTCATCAAACCTTCGACATTGATCTTGACCGCGATGACCCCGATACTCCCTGTAAGGGAAGTTGGATGACCCATGATCGAATCGCCCGCCATCGCAATGTAATACCCCCCCGATGCCGCAAGGTCGACGATGGAAACATAAACCTTAATTTTTTTCCGCGCTTTGAAAGCTTTGATCTCATGGTAAATGATATCGCTGGACGTCACCGTGCCTCCGGGGCTGTTGATCCTCAGGAGCAGGGCCTTTAGGTTTTTATCCTTCTCGGCTTTGCGCAAAATTTCACGGACCCTTTCCACCATTCCAATCTCGATGGGAAATCCAGTAAAGGCGCGTTTTTCCTTGTTGCTGATGAGACCTTGAATATCGACCAGCAAAACTTTATCGGAGCCCTTACCAAGAACGGTCTTCTCCTTCAACGGCTCTATGGAAGGGCCGAAGTTGAATGTGGCGCATCCGCTCGCGGTCAGCCAGAACCCAAAAAGTATGGCAACTTTACAACCCAGTTTTATAAACTTCCCCACTGTGACCTCGTTTTAATTGTTTTGGCCGCTCAAAAGATCATAAAAAGGTTTCAGTTTTGACAAAACCCTTTCCGATTCGTCTTTAGGAAATTCATCAAACGATTCTTCGATGCGGCCCCTGATTTTATGAATGACTTCGTAGTTGCGCTGGTCTTCCTGCTTTTGAAGATATTCCGCCAGCGTGTGCAGGCTGTAAATCATTTCTTTCAACTTCACGGTTTCTCTGGCGACCCGCATTCTCCAGGTCTTTCTTGCAATGACATCATGAGTGGGAGGGATCTCGTTTTCAACCTTCTTGCCAAATTTGACCCGCTCAATGATTCCTTCGTGCACGCCGTTTAAAACCGATTCCTCGATCCCTGTGTTTTTCAAATTGTCAAAAATAATATGGATGCCCTGCAACACCTTCACGAGGTGCATCTGGTTCATGGCCTCTTTGTCGATACCATACTTACTTTGCAACTCATCGGGACTCATGGTTTTTGATGTTTCCAGTTCCTTGTTCAGAGTAAGCACCAGTTTGTCCACTGCCGACTCAAGGTTTTCCTTGCTCTTGGAACGGGTTTGTTCGATTCTGGCATTGAAATCATCCAGACACCCTTTTACCCGGTAAAGCTCCTGGAATTTTTGGACCATTTGCCCGATGATCAATTCCATCTCTTCATGAAGATTGGAAAGCACCCTGACCTTTCTCTCTTCATTCAAGGGAACTTGAAATTTCAGTCTTATGGTTTGTTCCAGCTTGAGAATGTCTTTAGGGATGGACCGCAACAATCGGTCATAGGAGGCATAAAGTTCATCCAGATGCTCAATGGAGTTTTTTTTGTTATTTTTAGTTTGCCGGATATTGATTTTCTTAAAGCGGACGGAGTTATCCTGAATCAGGGTGAATAGTTTTTCCCGGCACATCGTGTCGATTTTTACATCCAGATCCTCCATAGGCCTGCTTCTTTCCTGTAGAATAAACGTGGTTGGTAGAATTACGGTATCAATCCAAAGCCGATTTGGCGCAACGGCACCCGATTCCGTAGAAATCCTTGGCATCGTCATAGCCGTAGCGACTGCTTGATCTCAGATATCCCGGCAGGCTGTTCCAGGCGCCTCCACGGATCACGCGGTATTTTCCCTTTTCCGGACCCGTTGGATTGTGGGATGGACTCACCTTGTAGTAGTTTTTATCATACCAATCGGCAACCCATTCAGCAATATTTCCGGCCAAATCATAAATATCATCGGGGGTTTTACCCAGCTTCAAATGGCCAACGTCCTGCAGGACCTTCCCCTTCATGATGAAACAGCAACGGCCGTAATTGGCTCTGGAGGGATCAGGCGGCTCGTTGCCCCAGGGATACTTCCGGCCTTCGATCCCCTTTGCCGCTCTTTCCCATTCGGCTTCGGTGGGAAGGCGCTTCCCCGCCCAGACGCAGTAGTCCCGGCAACGCTTCCAGGTCAGGCCGATCACCGGCCGTTGAGCCATGTCGGGACGGACTTTCCGGTCATACCATCCGGTGATGGTCGGGTGAACTTTCGGTTGATCGTCCATATAAGCCTCAAAATCCTTGCCGGTCGTTTCATAGCGGTCGATATAATAGGCATCGAGACCGACCCGGTGGACCGGACGTTCATCCTTTCGCCCCTCACCCTCTTCGCTTCCCATGATGAATTCCCCGGCGGGAATCAGGACCATCGGAGACCCTCTTTCGCTGGCCGCCGCAAATGAAAAAATCCATAAAATCGCGGAGAAGGCGATCGATAGTACTAGAATTCTGGACATGGTCTCTCGGATTGCAATTAAAACATTGTGCCTCTTTGACTTAGGTATTATTATAAACAGTGAAACTGCCTTCGTCAGGAGAAATTTTCACGTTCTCCATTGCGATATTTTTTATCGGCAACCCCTTCAAGTCGGGCCAACCCTTTTTAGACCTCGCGTGCGACTCATCCGACAAATAGAAACCATCCTGGCAAAGATCGAAACGCTCTCGGTCACGCTATTGCTTTCCCTGATGATCCTTTTTTCCTTTAGCCAGGTGATTCTGAGAAACTTTTTTAACGATGGAATTCTGTGGGCGGACATTTTCATCAGACAACTGGTATTGTGGGTGGGGTTCCTGGGGGCTTCCCTGGCGGTTCGGGAAAGCAAACACATCTCCATCGATTTCCTGCCAAATATTCTGCCCAAATCCTGGGGCAAATGGATCCAATGCATCGTCGACCTGACCGCCGGGATTGTGAGCGCTTTTTTAGCCTGGGCGGCATGGCGGTTTGTGCAGTTTGAAATGGAAGGCGAAGCCACGCTTTTTCTGGACATTCCCGTCTGGGTTTTCCAGACCATTCTTCCTTACAGCTTTGTGGTTATTTCCGCGCGCTTCCTTCTTAAATCGTTTCAGGTTCTTCCTTCGTCAGGAAAGTCCAGCTAAATGACTCTTTTCATCATTGCCGGCATTATAATCCTGGCTTTCCTTGGCACCCCCTTATACGCCGTCATCGGGCTGGGCGCACTTTTGGCGTTTCATTACGCGGAAATCGATCCCGCGGCTATTTTTATCGAATTGTACCGGGTCACGAGCAATCCCACCCTTGTCGCGATTCCGTTATTCACCTTCGCCGGGTTCATTCTGGCCAACGGGAAAACTCCGGACCGCTTGACCCGGCTGTCACAGGCATTTCTGGGTGGTTTGACGGGCGGCGTGCCTCTGGTCGTCCTGGCCGCTTGCGCCTTCTTCACCGCCTTCACGGGGGCTTCAGGCGTCACCATCATTGCCCTTGGCGGACTTCTGTACCCGCTGATGATCAAGGAAATGTATTCAAAAAACTTTTCCCTCGGGCTGATGACCTCTTCAGGCAGTCTGGGGCTGTTGTTTCCTCCATCGATTCCCTTGATCCTGTATGGGCTCATCGCGCAAGTGAGTGTCGATGAGCTGTTTTTGGCGGGAATCGTTCCCGGAACTCTGATGATTCTAATCATCGGCGCTTACAGCATGCTTAAAAGCAGAAATTTTCAGATAAAAAAGAAACCGTTTCATTGGAATGAAACCGCGAGTTCGGTGCGGGAAGCCATCTGGGAAATTCCGCTTCCCTTCATCATTCTGTTTGGCATCTACGGAGGGGTCATCACCGTGGGAGAAGCCGCGGCGGTTACCGTGGCTTATGTGATCGTGGTGGAATCCTTTATATACAAAGATCTGCACCCCATTCAGGACCTTCCGCGCATCATGCGTGAAAGCATGGTTCTGGTGGGCGCTATCCTGATCATATTGGGAACGGCAATGGGCTTCACCAATTACCTGATCGACGAGCAGATTCCCATGCAACTGCTCGGTTTCATGAAACAGTATATCAACGATCCCTTGACCTTCCTCATCGCGCTCAATGTGTTCCTGCTGATCGTGGGTTGCATGATGGATATCTTTTCCGCGATCATCGTGGTGGTGCCCCTCATCATCCCCATTGCAAAAAGTTTCGATATCAACATGGTGCATCTGGGAATCATATTTTTAACCAACCTGGAAATCGGCTACTCGACGCCGCCTGTCGGGATCAATTTGTTCATCGCCGCATCACGATTCAACGAGCCCATCGTCAGATTGTATCGAGCCGCCCTGCCCTTTTTGGGCCTCCGGATTCTGGGCCTGCTGGCCATCACCTATTTTCCCTTTCTCAGCCTGTTTTTACTCGATTGGTTTAAAGGTTAATGCCGGTTTTTCAACAATTTGCATCATTAGATTTGACAAAGCCGGTTTCACCCGCCAATATTATGGGCTCCACTCTATTACTATAAAAACAACAGGATAGCTTTAAATCCTATGGATCGTAGAAGCTTTTTAAAATCAATCGCCGGATTGACGGTGGGTTTG
This genomic interval carries:
- the sppA_1 gene encoding signal peptide peptidase SppA — encoded protein: MGKFIKLGCKVAILFGFWLTASGCATFNFGPSIEPLKEKTVLGKGSDKVLLVDIQGLISNKEKRAFTGFPIEIGMVERVREILRKAEKDKNLKALLLRINSPGGTVTSSDIIYHEIKAFKARKKIKVYVSIVDLAASGGYYIAMAGDSIMGHPTSLTGSIGVIAVKINVEGLMSKIGVDWEVVKSGDKKDFLSPLRPLTDEEMKLFQLTIDSFHNRFVAVIAENRPELGLSKIKPLADGRVYNAEQALEAKLIDHIGYLDDSLDLIKKELGLSEVKVVTYLRPGDYKPTLYSSIPASPTLNLLNIDLGLNLDRTSPHFMYLWMP